In one Nicotiana tomentosiformis chromosome 6, ASM39032v3, whole genome shotgun sequence genomic region, the following are encoded:
- the LOC104108562 gene encoding 2-oxoglutarate-Fe(II) type oxidoreductase hxnY, with protein MAESLQLPIIDLTSPDRISTARAIRQACVEVGFFYLINHGVEEKLFKKVLEHSQKYFSLPVEEKMKLVRRNNRGYTPLYAENLDPSSGTQGDSKESFYIGPLEHKRAVSNLNQWPAKEILPCWRSTMEDYYKRVLDAGIRLISLIALALELDEDFFHKAGACDSPNAFLRFLHYPGELRLSEQVVYGASAHSDYGMLTLLATDGVGGLQVCREKFKRPQIWEDVHHLSGAFIVNIGDMMERWTNCLFRSTLHRVMPTGQERFSMAFFLEPNPDCVVECLKSCCSDSSPPRFSPIRAGDYLEERFKVTYAS; from the exons ATGGCAGAATCACTTCAACTCCCCATTATCGACCTTACTTCCCCTGATCGTATTTCCACCGCTCGTGCAATTCGTCAG GCATGTGTAGAAGTTGGTTTCTTTTACCTTATAAACCATGGGGTAGAGGAAAAGCTGTTTAAGAAAGTGCTTGAACACAGCCAAAAGTATTTCTCACTGCCAGTTGAAGAGAAGATGAAACTGGTACGGAGGAACAACAGAGGTTATACTCCCCTTTATGCTGAGAATCTCGATCCCTCTTCTGGTACCCAAG GTGATTCAAAAGAAAGCTTCTACATCGGTCCTCTGGAACACAAGAGGGCTGTTAGTAACTTGAATCAGTGGCCTGCAAAAG AAATTCTGCCATGTTGGAGATCAACCATGGAGGATTACTATAAAAGAGTCTT GGATGCTGGGATAAGACTAATTTCACTGATTGCTTTGGCATTGGAATTGGATGAGGACTTTTTTCATAAAGCAGGGGCATGTGACTCACCAAATGCATTCCTTCGTTTCTTACATTATCCAG GTGAGTTACGATTATCTGAACAAGTGGTGTATGGTGCTTCTGCTCATTCAGACTATGGAATGTTAACTCTTCTAGCTACAGATGGTGTTGGTGGACTTCAG GTTTGCCGGGAGAAATTCAAGCGACCTCAGATATGGGAAGATGTGCATCACCTCAGTGG GGCTTTCATAGTTAACATTGGAGATATGATGGAGAGATGGACAAACTGCTTATTTCG GTCCACATTGCATAGAGTTATGCCAACAGGGCAAGAGCGTTTTTCG ATGGCTTTCTTTTTAGAACCAAATCCAGATTGTGTGGTGGAGTGCTTGAAGAGTTGCTGTAGTGATTCATCTCCTCCCAG ATTCTCTCCAATTCGTGCCGGAGACTACTTGGAAGAGCGCTTTAAAGTTACATACGCATCATAG